In Phyllobacterium zundukense, one DNA window encodes the following:
- the xylA gene encoding xylose isomerase: MSSGFFGDTKPVKYEGPDSTNPLAYRFYNPDEIVLGKRLEDHLRFAIAYWHSFVWPGGDPFGGQTFERPWFNDTMDGAKLKADVAFEMFSILGAPYFCFHDADVRPEGETIAESNKRLYEIADYFAGKMEKTGTKLLWGTANLFSNRRYMSGAATNPDPDVFAYAAATVKTCIDVTQRLKGENYVLWGGREGYETLLNTDMKRELDHMGRFLSLVVDYKHKIGFKGAILIEPKPQEPTKHQYDYDAATVYGFLKRFGLENEVKVNLEQGHAILAGHSFEHEIATAAALGIFGSIDMNRNDYQSGWDTDQFPNNVPEVALAYHEILKAGGFTSGGTNFDAKLRRQSIDPQDLLIAHIGGMDTCARGLKAAAKMIDDKALTGFVEDRYAGWSKPDAQAMLSGKLSLEDIAKRVEDQKIQPQPRSGRQEYLENVVNRYV, encoded by the coding sequence ATGAGCAGCGGATTTTTTGGTGATACAAAACCAGTCAAGTATGAGGGGCCGGACAGCACCAATCCGCTTGCCTATCGTTTCTACAATCCAGACGAGATTGTGCTGGGCAAGCGCCTTGAAGATCACTTACGCTTTGCGATCGCCTACTGGCATTCCTTCGTCTGGCCGGGCGGCGATCCATTCGGCGGTCAAACCTTTGAGCGCCCTTGGTTCAACGACACGATGGACGGCGCCAAACTGAAGGCCGACGTCGCCTTCGAGATGTTCTCAATCCTCGGCGCGCCATATTTCTGCTTCCACGATGCGGACGTTCGTCCCGAGGGCGAAACAATTGCGGAGAGCAACAAGCGCCTTTATGAGATCGCCGACTATTTTGCCGGGAAAATGGAAAAGACCGGCACCAAGCTGCTCTGGGGCACGGCCAACCTCTTCTCCAACCGCCGCTATATGTCCGGCGCAGCGACCAATCCCGATCCGGATGTCTTCGCTTACGCAGCGGCGACCGTCAAAACCTGTATCGATGTCACGCAGAGGCTGAAGGGCGAGAACTATGTCCTTTGGGGCGGTCGCGAGGGCTATGAAACTTTGCTCAACACCGACATGAAGCGTGAACTCGACCATATGGGGCGGTTCCTTAGTCTCGTTGTCGACTACAAGCACAAGATCGGTTTCAAGGGTGCGATCCTCATCGAACCGAAGCCACAGGAACCGACCAAGCATCAGTATGATTACGATGCGGCGACCGTTTACGGCTTCCTCAAGCGTTTCGGTCTCGAAAATGAAGTGAAGGTCAATCTCGAACAGGGCCACGCGATTCTTGCCGGCCATTCCTTCGAACATGAGATCGCAACGGCTGCCGCTCTCGGTATTTTCGGTTCCATCGACATGAACCGCAACGATTACCAGTCTGGTTGGGACACGGATCAGTTCCCGAACAATGTTCCGGAAGTGGCACTGGCCTATCACGAAATCCTCAAGGCCGGCGGCTTCACCTCGGGCGGCACCAATTTCGACGCCAAGCTGCGCCGCCAGTCAATCGATCCGCAGGATCTGCTCATCGCGCATATCGGCGGCATGGATACCTGCGCACGCGGCCTCAAGGCAGCAGCGAAGATGATCGACGACAAGGCTCTTACCGGCTTCGTCGAAGATCGCTATGCAGGCTGGTCGAAGCCAGACGCACAGGCCATGCTCTCCGGCAAGCTCTCGCTCGAGGACATCGCCAAGCGTGTCGAAGACCAGAAAATCCAACCCCAGCCCCGTTCTGGCCGCCAGGAATATCTGGAAAACGTAGTCAATCGTTACGTTTGA
- a CDS encoding SDR family oxidoreductase produces the protein MSNDEPRKVLVLTGASRGIGHATVKRFSRAGWRVITCSRQSFDDNCPWPAGPEDHIKVDLADPADVDHAVSEIRQRLAAEGGKLNALVNNAGISPKNGSGDRLDSIETPMQTWMTVFQVNFFAPIMLARGLFQELEAAQGSVVNVTSIAGSRVHPFAGTAYATSKAALASLTREMASDFGPHGIRVNAIAPGEIDTAILSPGTDKLVEHLPLRRLGKTAEVAETIYFLCTESSSYVTGSEIHINGGQHV, from the coding sequence ATGTCGAATGATGAACCACGCAAGGTACTTGTCCTGACGGGCGCAAGCAGGGGTATCGGCCACGCGACCGTCAAACGTTTCTCACGTGCCGGTTGGCGCGTCATTACCTGTTCACGTCAGAGCTTTGACGATAATTGTCCCTGGCCCGCAGGTCCCGAGGATCACATCAAAGTGGATCTTGCTGATCCAGCTGATGTCGACCATGCGGTCTCGGAGATTCGGCAAAGGCTTGCAGCGGAAGGCGGCAAACTGAATGCGCTGGTGAACAATGCCGGAATTTCGCCGAAGAACGGTTCTGGCGACCGGCTCGATTCGATCGAGACGCCAATGCAGACTTGGATGACGGTATTTCAGGTGAATTTCTTTGCGCCGATCATGCTGGCGCGCGGCCTGTTCCAGGAGCTTGAGGCAGCACAGGGATCGGTGGTCAACGTGACCTCGATTGCCGGCAGCCGCGTTCATCCCTTTGCAGGGACCGCCTATGCGACTTCCAAGGCAGCACTGGCCTCGCTGACGCGCGAAATGGCGTCGGATTTTGGTCCGCACGGCATACGCGTCAATGCAATTGCGCCGGGTGAGATCGATACGGCGATCCTGTCGCCCGGGACCGATAAGCTGGTCGAGCACCTGCCATTGCGCCGTCTCGGCAAAACGGCAGAAGTCGCCGAGACGATCTATTTCCTTTGCACAGAGTCGTCGTCCTATGTGACGGGTTCGGAAATCCACATCAACGGCGGCCAGCACGTTTAA